A stretch of DNA from Pseudomonadota bacterium:
ATCAGCTGGCGGTGCCCTTCGTGCAGTACGCCCCCGAGCTGATCGGCACCCGCGAGGTAGCACGGGGCGTCGAGGCGCGCGCCGCCTTCGTCAGCTTGACCTTGGTCAAGCTGCTGATTGCGGTCTTCGCCTGCCTGCCGATCGCCGTGTGCGCGGCGTTCTTCCTGGACGCCGACCCGGCAGCCCAGCTGCAGGTCGCCCTCCAGTGTCCGGTGCTGTTCGCCGTCGCGCTCAGCGGTGTTTGGGTCTTTCGCGGACAGCGCCGCCTGTGGGCCTATGCCGCCGTCCGCATCGTCAGCTCGGCGGCCTTGCTCGCTGGCCTCTTCTTCGGCCTCGGGCTGGTCCCGCTCCCCTGGGTCGTGCCCGTGGCGGAGACATTGACGGGCCTCATCGGCGCGGCGATCGCCTACGCGTTGCTGATGGGCGCAGAGCCGCTGCAGCGGGTGGTCGCCGAAGTTCGCGCCTCCTTGCCGGAGCTGCGCACCCACGTCGCCGAAGCAGTTCAATTCGGCCTCGGCGCATTTCTTGCCGCTGCGATGTGGAGCGCGCCGATGCTGGTCGCTCGGGTGTTCCTGGATCCCGGCGAGCAAGGCGTGCTGGCGGCGACCATCCGGCTGATCCTCGCGGTGAGCTCGCTGTTCCAGCTGGCGCTCCAGGTGTTCCACCCGGTCCTGGCGTACCGCTACACCCATGATCGCGAGTCCGCGAAAAGCCTCGCTGCCGCACTCGTCGTGCAGGTATTCGCCGTGACGATCCCGGTTGCGCTCGCGGTGGCTCTGCTGTCCCCGTGGATCGCCGGCTCGCTGCTGGGCAGCGAGTTCGACCGCGCCGCGATCGTGCTCACGGCATTGGCGCCGACTCTCATTCCCACCGCCGTCAGCTCGGTATTCGGTTACGCGCTCTTGGCCGATGGCCGCTACCAGCTCTACGTCTTCATCTGTGCGGGCGGTGCCGCCGCCTCTGTCCTCGGCTGCTGGATCGCGTTCTCCCTGTTGCCCGATCCCGAAGCAGCGGCGGTGCTGGCGCCGGTCATGACGCTGGTAGCGCTGGTCCAGGCCTTTATCGTCTGGCGGCTCGATCTCGTCAGCTACGCCCATGTCAGCTGGCGGCAGCTGGCGCCCTCGCGCATTTGGCAGATGCTGAAGGAGCGCTAGGAACCGGCCATGCGACTCGTCGTCCTCATGTATCACCGGATTGCGCCCGACATTCCGCGCATGCGCGGCGACTTGGCGGTGACGCCGGACCGATTTGCGCGGCAAATGGCTCGTCTGCGGCAAGATGGCTTCACCGCGCTGCGGCAAGACGACGTGGTCGCATGGCTCCGCGGGCAGCGGGAGCTGCCGGCACGTCCCGTCGTCGTCACCTTTGACGACGGCTATGCCGACAACCTGATCCACGCGTTCCCGGTGCTCGAGCGTCTCGAGATCCCAGCCATCACGTTCCTGGTCACGCAGCGGCTGGGAGGCCAGAACGACTGGGACTCGGGCAAACTGCCGACGCGACAGCTCATGGGTGCGAGCGACGTCGCCGCCTGGGCCGCGCGCGGGCTCGAGTTCGGCGCGCATGGCCGTACGCATCGCTCGCTCGTGGGTCTGGACGCCCCGACGCTGCGCGCCGAGGTCGACGGTTCCCATGACGACCTTGCGAAGCTGCTCGGACGCGCGCCGATTGCCTTTGCCTATCCAAATGGCGACGTCGACGTGCCGGCGCACGAACACGTCTCTCGGCGTTTTGCCTTGGGCTATGGCGCCCATGAAGGCGCCAACTGGGCCGAGACAGATCCCTGGGAGCTGCAGCGCACCAGCGTGTTCGGGTTCTACCCGACACTCGAGTTCCGATGCCAGATCCGGCTGGGCTGGAGGCCGGGCAATCGGCTGCGAAACGCCTTCGTGCGCTTGGCCCGCCCGCTCCAGTTCGCCTGAGGACCCCTCCCGATCCTTGCGAGCCGGTTAAGCTCGGCCCGAGTCAGAATGGAAGCAGAGCGACCACCGGCGCCGGCAGCAACCAACCGAACAGCAAAGCCACGATGAAGGCGCCGAAGATCCGGCTGGCACCTGGAAACGCCTTGGCTTCGCGAACCATCCCGAAATAGGTCGAGGCGGGTGCGATCATTCCAATGATCAGGCCGGCCACGGCGTCCCCGGCAGGGTGCGCCCGGACCGCGACGCGCGCCAACGCGACCGCCGAGGCAAGCGCCAGGGCACCGAACGGCATATAGCGCCAGGCGCCGCCGCCGGTGCGGGCCAGCGCCGTCGCCACCGAGCCGTAGAGCGCCGCCGCAAGCGCGGCATGACCGCTCGGAAAATATTGGCTGGTGAGCGCGCTGTCCGGCCACAGCGCATCGTCCGGCGTCGCGACCAGCCATTTCAGCATCAAGGTCGCCGCGGCGACCGCGCTGACGCCGAGGACGAATCCCTGAACCGTGCGCGACAGGCCCACCCCCTGCATCCACGCAGCGAACAGCAGCACCGTGGTCACGCAGAGCCCAGGGCTGCCGAGTTCGGCGATCGCGTCGATCATGGGGGGATTGGTCCTACGGCTCCGGGGCGTATCGCGGCCACACCCCTTAGTAGAATAATATCATCAATCGTCCGATGAATCCCAGCGTCCGAGCGATGGCGGGGTTGCTGCGGGGCTTGATTTGGGCCAATACATCCTGGCATCGCGGCTGCAACGGTGATCGCTGGTTGATGTGCATCGCAATTTCCCGGGTCCTGGTGTGCTGCGCCCTCGCCCTCGGCATGGCGGCCTGCGGCATCAATTCGATCAACCTGCCACCGCCGCCGGCGGAGCCGCCCGCCTATCGGCTGGCGGCTGGCGACAAGGTCGCCGTGCAGGTCTTCGGCCATGCCGATCAGTCCGGCCAGTACGAGGTCACGGCCGACGGCACGTTGTCGCTGCCGCTCATCGGCTCCGTGCCGGCGCGCGAGCGCACCGTGGACGAGCTATCGGCGGATTTGCGCACCCGCATGGACCGCTTCATCGTCAATCCGCGCTTCACCGTCGAGGTGGTGACCTACCGGCAGATCTTCGTGCTGGGCGAGGTGAAGAGCCCGGGGGCGTTCCCCTACCATGTCGGGCTCACCGTGCAGCAGGCGGTCGCGCTCGCCGGCGGCTTCAGCTACCGGGCGATCACCGACAAGGTGGTCCTGACGCGGCTCGCCGAGGGCGGAACCCGCGACTACGGCGCCGCGCCGAAGGATCTCGTGCTTCCCGGGGACACTTTGACCGTCATGGAGCGGGTGTTCTAGTCGGTATTTCGCGCGCAGAGCGGGAGCAGCCGCGTGTGCTAAATACGGGACTAGTCGGCGCGATAGGGAAAGGGCTGGTAGCGCGGCCCGAAGGCCCATTCGCCGAAGGCATGCCAGCTCTTGGCTAGGTACGCCCGAACCACCAGGGCCTGCTTGGGCGCGATCACCATCGCGATCGGCAAGACCAGCGCCAGCAGCGGCCAGGCCCAGATTATGTGGCGGCCGAAACGCCCCATCGGATTGAGCCCGGCAAGCCGCAACAGCCTGATGCGCGTGCGTCCCTCGGAACCAAATCGACCGATGAACCAGCCCGGGCGCAGGCGCTCCACAGGCACCCTCAGCCGCGCGCGCGCATCATGGGCGAACAGCACGCGATAGCCGCTACGCATGAACACCAGGCAGAGATCGCTCTCTTCGCCGCCGAGATCGCTGCCGGCGACACCGCGGCCAGGATCCGCCTTGCGTCGGCCCAAGGGATAGTTCTGGGCACGCCTGTCCCCGCACCAGAGCTCGGTGCAGCGGCCCCGGCGCACCGCGAGCGCGACACCGGTCGGCAGGATTGGAAAGATCGCGTCTTCTACACCCGTCTGCCGGCCGCCCTCCCAGACGGCGAATTGGCTCAAGAGCCGCTGCGGCACCCAGGTGGGAACTTGAACGGACGGGTCCAGCTCGACGCGGCCGCCGACCACGCCGATCTTCGGATCGCTCGTCCAGACCTCGAGGATCTCCTCGAAAAAGGCGTCGGTCGGGACAGCATCGTCGTCGATGAAGATGCACAGCTCACTGCGCGCATCGAGCAGTCCGCGCCGCCGCGCATAGTAGACCCCGCGCCGCTCTTCGAGCACCCAGCGAAATTTTGGGTGGCGTCCGGCCAATTCGTCGAGGATGGCGTGGGAGCCGTCGGTCGACCCATTGTCGACCAGTAGCACCTCCGACTTGGGAAACGGCGCCAAGGCCTCGATGATGGCCCCGACCGTATCGCGAACCGCGTCGACCTGATCGAGATAGGAGACCAGCACCGTGAATTGCAGGTCGCGCATCAGCCCCCTTCCCGATGAATCACCTAGGCCGGTCGGCGTGCGCGGATGTCCGCCCCGGCCTTGAGGTTTTCGACGAACCAGCGATAGGTCTGCTCGAGCCCCTGGCGAAGCGGAATGCCTGCGGTCCAGCCCATGGCGCTCAAGCGCGAGACGTCGAGCAGCTTCCTGGGCGCGCCGTCGGGCCGGGAGCGATCGAAGCGGAGCTCGCCTTGGAAGCCGACGACCTCGGCAATGCTGTGGGCGAGCTCGCTGATGCTGACATCGGTGCCGGTGCCGACATTGATGTGCGACTCCGCCGAATAGTGCTGCAGCAGAAAGACGCAGGCGTCCGCCAGGTCGTCCACGTGCAGGAGCTCGCGGCGCGGCGTGCCGGTGCCCCACACGGTGATGCTGGGCAGCCCCGCTGCTTTGGCTTCGTGCGCCTTGCGCATCAGCGCCGGCACCACATGCGCCGTGGCCAGATCGAAATTGTCACCCGAGCCATAGAGGTTGGTCGGCATCGCTGCGATGAAATCCGCACCGTATTGCCGCCGATAGGCGGCCGCGAGCTTGAGCCCGGCGATCTTGGCGACCGCATACCATTGGTTGGTCGGCTCGAGCTCGCCGGTCAGGAGATGCTCCTCGCGCATCGGCTGCGGCGCCAGGCGGGGATAGATGCAGGAGGAGCCGAGAAAGAGCAGCTTCTTGACGCCGGCCTGGTGGGCGGCATCGATGACGTTGGTCGCGATCATCAGATTGTCGCGCAGAAACGGCACGGGCTCGCTGTCGTTGGCGAGAATGCCGCCAACGCGCGCCGCGGCGACGATGACGGCGTCCGGCCGCTCTTCGCCGAGCCACCGGCGAACCGCTTCCTGCTCGGTCAAATCCAGCCGCTCGCGGCCGACGGTCATGACCTCGCAGGATTCCCGGGCGAGCCGGCGCACGATGGCCGAGCCCACCAGGCCGCGATGGCCGGCGACCCAGACGCGCCGGCCCGACAGGAGAAAGGTCCGCTCAGTCATCGCGGTACAGCCGCTCCACGCGTTTGATGAGGCGCAGATCCGCTTCGACCATCTCGGAAACCAGGTCGGTGAAGCTGATCTCATGCCGCCATCCCAACCGGTCGCGCGCCTTCGTCGGATCGCCCTGAAGATGCGGCACCTCGGTCAGCCGGAAGTATTTCGAATCGATGCGCACGCGAACCGCGCCGCTCTTCTGCTCGACGCCGATTTCCTCGAGGCCGGTCCCCTTCCAGGAGATCGGCCGGCCGACATGGGCGAAGGCCCGCTCGACGAACTCGCGCACGCTGTGGCTCTCGCCGGTCGCCAGCACGTAGTCGTCGGGCTCAGGCTGCTGCAGGATCGACCACATGCCCCTGACGTAGTCGCGCGCATGCCCCCAGTCGCGGCGTGCGTCGAGGTTGCCGAGGTAGAGGCACTCCATCCGCCCGAGCTCGATGGCCGCCACCGCGCGGGTGATCTTGCGCGTGACAAAGGTCTCGCCGCGGGTCGGGCCTTCGTGGTTGAAGAGAATGCCGTTGGATGCGTGCATCCCGTAGGCTTCCCGGTAGTTGACCACGATCCAATAGGCGTATTGCTTCGCCACCGCATAGGGGCTGCGCGGGCGAAACGGCGTCGTCTCGCGCTGCGGAACATCCACCGCATCCCCGTACAGCTCCGAGGTCGATGCTTGGTAGAGGCGCACGCGCTTGGCCATGGCTAGAATGCGGATCGCCTCCAGCAGGCGCAGCGTCCCCAGGCCATCGGCATTGGCGGTGTATTCCGGGGTCTCGAAGCTCACCTGCACATGGCTTTGCGCGGCGAGGTTGTAGATCTCGGTCGGCTGCGTCTCCTGCACGATGCGGATGAGGTTGGTCGGATCGGTCATGTCGCCGTGATGGAGAAAGAACCGCACATCGCGCTCGTGGCGGTCTTGATAGAGGTGATCGATCCGAACCGTGTTGAAGGACGACGAGCGGCGCTTGATGCCGTGCACGACATAGCCTTTGGCGAGCAGCAGCTCGGCCAGGTAACCGCCGTCTTGGCCGGTAATGCCAGTGATGAGCGCGACCGGACCAGTCATCGCATACCGCCCCTCAAGCGTGCCACCATCGGACAAACCTATGATTAATCATTCTAGGATAGTCATGGCCGAGTGATGTCGGCGGGGCTGCCAAGCCCGTGGTCCTGCTTCGGGTTCGCAGGTAATATACAATATCGGTAAAATTGCAATCTATTGCATGCGAGCTTGATTTCCTGCGTGGTCCCGTCATTCTGCTGACGGTGAAACAAATGACGTCCATGGCCGTGCGGCTTCTGCGCCGGGTTTGGCTTTGCCTGCTGCTGGTTCCGGCCAACGGCGCGCTGGCCGGCGATCTGGCCGCCGTCCAGCCAGCCCCCGACCTTACCATCCACTACGATCTTTACACGGGCGGGCTGCACACCGTCGGCATCGAGGCCAAAGCTCATATCCAAGCCGAGCGCTATGCGTTGACCGCCGACGTCAATTCCGTCGGCCTCATCAATTGGTTCTTTCGCTATCACGCGCGCCACGAGGCCGGCGGCAAGCTCACCGAAGGCGGCATCCGCCCCGAGCTCTACGCCAACGCCGGCGAGTGGAACGGCGGCGGGCGCAGCGTGACGCTGAGTTACGGCGACGCCGGCCCGATCGAGGCCGAGGTGCGGCCGACCCCGGAGAAGGACGAGCGCGATCCCGTGCCGGCCCATCTTTGGATCGGAACCGTCGATCCCTTGAGCCTGGTGCTCGCTGTCAACCGCCGGACGGCAAGCGAAGAGCCTTGCGCCGTCACCGTCCCGGTGTTCGACGGCAGGCGCCGCTACAATCTGCATTTGGAGCCGGTCGGCCTCGACCGTCTGCCGGCCAACCGCTACTCCTCCTTCGCCGGCGCGGCTCTGAAGTGCCGGGTGATCTATGAGCGGGTGGCAGGCGACCCCCGCAACCCGCAATGGCAGCTGCGGAAGCCCCCGCAGACCACCGTGTGGCTGGCGCGATTCGGGCGAAACCGGATCTGGTTGCCGGTCAGGCTCGAGACCGAATCGATTTTTGGCGCAGTCGTGGGACACATCACCCATGTGGCGGCCGCAGGCACTCCCCATCCCCTCGACTAGCGCCGCCGCCCTGGCGAAGCGGGGCTTGTTGCTGGCGCTCCTCTCAGCCCCGCTGATGGCCTGCGAGAGCGCGCGCGATGCATGGCGCAGCGTCTCCAGCACCGCTGAGGAGACCTGGGGCAGCCTCGCCGGAACCGAGCCCAATCTGCTCCTGCAATCGCGCGAGGGGCGCGTCGAGATCGCTTCCCGCTGCCAGAGCAAAGCCCAAATCCGCTGGCCCAACGCGCAATCGGTCCGGTTCGCCGACGGCCACATAACCAATTCCGGCACCGACGGCGATGCGGAATATCTGGGCGCGGTCGAGGTCGTCACGCCCGCCGGCGGCCTGCAGCGCTTTCGCTTCGTCTGCACGGTGCAGCCCGACGGGGTGGTCGGGCTGAGGTTCCTCTAGACCACATGTCCGTCGTGGGGCGGGTGACCCGCCCCACAGTATGCATAGTCGAGGGTTGCGCCGGATGGGCCGGTGCCGAGCCTCATGCATAGGAGACGGGTCATGGATGAGCTTAGCAAATACGTTGGATTGGATGTGCACAAAGAGCGGACGGTTGTGGCGCTCGCGGCCAGCGCCGGTCAGCGCCTGGCCGGACCTTACGACTTGGCCCAACGCCACGCGCTCATCGGCGGGGCCATTGCCGAAGCCTCGTTCAAGGATCCGCCGGCCCCGGTGCCTGACGTGATCGGCGTCTCCTACTACTCCGACGCTAATGCTTCGGTCATCGATACCGCCAAGCTCAAGGCCAATATCGACGCGCTCAGGCCGTTCCGGGAATTCGTGCGCGGCGTCGTGGAGGATTCCGACCGCTGGGTCGCCGGCAATCCGCCGCAGCCCCGCGTCGCCGCCTGTGCGCTCGATTGGCTGGACGCTTGGGCCGGTGCGGGCGCCCTGCTCGGACGCGTCAACAACCAAGGCGGCTACGAACGCAAATGGTCTCTCGCCGCTCTGGCCTTGAGCTATCTCAAGCTCGCCGATGCCGGCGACCTCGACCCGAACAAACGGCGGCGGGTGGAGGCTTGGCTTGCCGATATCGCCCGCCGGGTGATGCCTGACTATCAGCGCCCGAGCCGGACCGACAACCGCAACAACCACGCCTACTGGGCCGGTCTCGCGGTGGCGGCCGCGGGCGCCGCCGCCGGCGACCACGGCCTCTTCGACTGGGGCATCGGTCAGTATCGGGTGTTTCTCGCCGAGATCCATCCCGACGGCACCCTGCCGCTGGAGATCAATCGCAAGGCTCGCGCGCTCCACTACCACATCTACGCTTTGGCGCCGCTGGTACTGTTGGCAGAGCTCGGGCACGCCAACGGCATCGATCTCTACGCTGAGAGCGACGGTGCCGTGCACCGTCTAGTGGGACGCGTGGCGGCGGGGCTCGATGATCCGTCATGGTTCGAGGCACGCACGGGCATCCGCCAAGACGTCCGGGACAAGCTCGGCGCAAACGACATGGCGTGGGCCGAACCCTATTACGCGCGGTTCGGCACCGCCGCCTTGCTGCCTCACTTGCGGCATTTCCGTCCGTTGAGCGATCGCTCCCTCGGGGGCAACCTGACGCTCCTTTACGGGGTCAAGGATCTACCGGCGCACCCCTGAGACCGACCCGCTCTTGCTCGCGCCGAGCGGTGCCGCCATGCTCGGCTCTCCCATGGCCACCCGCCATCCACGCAAGCCTGCGAGCGCTGCCGGCCCGCCGGTGGAGCTCGTCATCGAGGCGCTGGGGGCGCTGGGCGACGGGCTTGCCCGGCATGGGGGTGAGCGGGTGTTCGTGCCCTTCGCGCTGCCGGGCGAGCGTGTCACCGCGCGGATCCTCGGACGTCGTGCCGACGGGCTCGAGGCACGCCTGATCCAGCTATCCGAGCCGGCGCCGACGCGCATCAAGCCCGCCTGCCGGCATTTCGGCAGCTGCGGCGGTTGCGCCGCCCAGCACCTGGCCCGGCCCGCCTATGCCGCGTGGAAGCGCCGGGTGGTCGAAGACGCCTTGGCGCGGCGCGGGCTCAAGGACATCGCGGTCGAGCCGCCGATGCCGATCGCGCCCGGAACCAGACGGCGCGCCGAGCTGACGCTCATGGGCACGCAGCGCCGGATCCTCGCCGGCTTCGCCCAGCACGCCAGCCACACGATCGTCGATCTCGCCGAGTGCCCGGTGCTGCTGCCCGCCATCGTGGCGCTCATCGAGCCGCTTCGTCAAAGCCTCGCCGGCTGGCTCAAGCCGGGGATGCGGGCGGAAGCGGCGGTTGTGGCCAGCGAGTCGGGTTTAGACCTCGTGCTGACCCTTCCCGCAGCGCCCGACTTGAGCCTCCGCGAGCGCCTGGCAGCGCTCGCCCAATCCCAGGATCTGGCGCGGCTGTCCTGGCGGCAAAAGCATGGAGAGCTCGAGCTGTTGGCGGGGCGCCGCCCGTTCGGAACCCGTTTCGGCGGGATCTGGGTGGCGCTGCCGCCGGGAGCGTTCCTGCAAGCCTCGGAAGCGGGCGAGGCGTTGATCCTGGACGAGGTCCTGTCCGGCATCGGCAGGGCAAAGAGCGTCGCCGATCTCTACGCCGGTGCGGGGACCTTGAGCCTGCCTCTCGCCCGCCAGGCGCGCGTCCACGCCGTCGAGGGCGATGCTGCCCTGGTCCAGGCGCTCGATGAAGCGGCACGCCGGCTCGGCGGCAAGCGCCTCAGCGTGGAACAGCGCGACCTCGCGACCGACCCGCTCACCGCTGCCGAGCTTGCCCGCTTCGAGGCCGCGGTCTTCGATCCGCCGCGGGCTGGCGCCCTGAGCCAGGCCCGAGAGCTCGCCCTCTCCCCGGTGCCCCTGGTGGTCGCCGTTTCCTGCCATCCCGGCAGCTTCGCCCGGGATGCGCGGATCCTGGTGGACGGCGGATACCGGCTCCAGCGCGTGGTGCCGATCGACCAATTCCTCTGGTCGGCGCATATCGAGCTGGTCGCCTGGTTCCGGCGTTAACCCTGACTTCGCTGGACAGCGGCGAAGCGACACCCAATCTTGGTGGCATGCGGATCCTTGCTGCCCCCCTCGCCGCCCTCCTTTGGCTGGCCTCGCCGCCGGCGGCGGCCGAGCCGCTCATCGGCGGCGCCACGGCGCTTTCCGGCGACATGATCCTCATCGGCGGCAAGCGCTTGGCATTGGCCGGAATTATTGCTCCGGCCCGCGAGCAGAAATGCATCGCCGGCGCGCTTCCCTGGCTCTGCGGCACGGCCGCCGTGCAGCATCTCGTCGGGCTCCTCAAAGGGCGCATCCTCACCTGCGAGGATCACGGCAACGATTCGCGCGGACGGCCGTCGGTCCTCTGCAAGACCGGGGACGGCCGCGACATCAGCGAGCAGATGGTCCGCGCCGGCTGGGCGGTCGCCGGGCCGGAGGCGAGCGAGGCCTACAAGAACGCCGAAGTCGCCGCCCGCGGCACGCACCAGGGCATGTGGTCGCGCACGCCCCAATGAACCGGGCGATGCGCATCGAGACCGACAGCATGGGATCCATCGAGGTCCCTGCCGACCGCTACTGGGGCGCGCAGACCCAGCGCTCGCTGGAGAACTTCCGTATCGGTGGCGAGCGCATGCCCGAGCCGCTCATTCGCGCGCTTGGCCTGCAGAAGCAGGCGGCTGCCCTGGCCAACAAGGCGCTGGGAACGCTCGAGCCGAAGCTGGCCGATGCGATCGCGGCCGCCGCCGGCGAGGTCGCCGACGGCAAGCTCCTCGAGCACTTCCCGCTTGTCGTCTGGCAAACCGGCTCGGGCACGCAGACGAACATGAACGCGAACGAGGTGATCGCCAATCGCACGAACGAGCTCCTGGGCCGGACGCTCGGCAGCAAAGCGCCCGTGCATCCCAACGATCATGTCAATCTCGGGCAATCCTCGAATGACAGCTTTCCGACGGCGATGCATATCGCGGTTGCCGGCGAGACGGTGGCGCAGCTGTTGCCGGCGCTCAGGCATCTGCAGCAGGCACTCGCGGCCAAGAGCACGGAATTCGCCGACATCGTGAAGATCGGCCGGACCCATCTCCAGGATGCGACGCCGCTCACCCTCGGTCAGGAGCTCTCCGGGTATGCAGCGCAGGTCGCCGATGCGATCACCGGGATCGAAATGACGCTGCCCGAGCTCTATCGCCTGGCGCAGGGCGGGACGGCGGTCGGAACCGGCTTGAATGCGCCGATCGGCTTTGCCGAGCGCTTCGCCCAGGAGCTGGCGAGGCTGACCGGGCTGCCATACGTGCCGGCGCCGAATTTCTTTGCCGCCTTGGCGGGCCATGACGCGCTGGTGCGCCTATCGGGCGTGCTCAATGCCGCCGCCGCGGCGCTCATGAAGATCGCCAACGATATTCGGCTGCTCGCGTCGGGTCCGCGCTCGGGCCTGGCCGAGCTCAATTTGCCGGAGAACGAGCCCGGATCCTCGATCATGCCGGGCAAGGTCAACCCGACCCAGGCCGAAGCTCTGACCATGGTCGCGGTCCAGGCGATGGGCAACCACGTCGTCATCACCATCGCCGGCGCCAGCGGCCATCTCGAGCTCAACGTCTTCAAGCCGGTGATCGTCTACAACCTCCTGCAGTCGATCCGCCTCTTGGCCGATGCCAGCCGGAGCTTCGCCGACAAATGCGTCGTCGGCATCGAAGCCAATCGCCCGCGCATCGCCGAGCTGGTGGAGCGCTCGCTCATGCTGGTGACCGCCCTTGCTCCGCATATCGGCTACGACAAGGCGGCCGAGGTGGCGAAGCGAGCCCTTGGCGAGGGGCGCACGCTGCGCGAGGTGGCGGTCGCTCTTGGCTACGTCACGCCCGCGGACTTCGATCGCTGGGTCAAGCCCGAGGCGATGGTGAGACCCGGGCGTTGAGCCGCTCCCGGCTCCGCAAGCGCTCGGTGCTGATCGCCGGCCACAAGACCAGCGTCTCCCTGGAAGATGCCTTCTGGCAGGCCCTGAAGCGGCTCGCCCTGGCGCGCGAGCAATCGCTCAGCCAGTTGATCGCCGAAGTCGACCGCGGTCGGGAAGGCAATCTCTCGAGCACGCTCCGCGTACTCGTGCTGGAAAGCCTGGAGCGACGCTAGCCTCGTCACTCGGCCACGAGCGCGGCCAGGGCCTCGATCGAAGCGGCTTTAAGCGCGATCGTGGGCCCGCCTCGCGCACCCAGTGCCGCGACCGCGACGGTACCGGCAAGAGACGCCTCGCGGCCCTTGGCGCCGAGCACGGCATCGAGCGCCAGGCGCTCGACTGGACCGGCCAGGTGGCCGGTGGCGCGGATCGGCCCGAGCCGCTCCGGCGCCACAAGCTGGCCGACACCGCTCAAGCGCAGGAGCTGCCCCGGATCGCTCGTCGCCAGTTCGAAGCCGAGATCGGCCGC
This window harbors:
- the rlmD gene encoding 23S rRNA (uracil(1939)-C(5))-methyltransferase RlmD, translated to MATRHPRKPASAAGPPVELVIEALGALGDGLARHGGERVFVPFALPGERVTARILGRRADGLEARLIQLSEPAPTRIKPACRHFGSCGGCAAQHLARPAYAAWKRRVVEDALARRGLKDIAVEPPMPIAPGTRRRAELTLMGTQRRILAGFAQHASHTIVDLAECPVLLPAIVALIEPLRQSLAGWLKPGMRAEAAVVASESGLDLVLTLPAAPDLSLRERLAALAQSQDLARLSWRQKHGELELLAGRRPFGTRFGGIWVALPPGAFLQASEAGEALILDEVLSGIGRAKSVADLYAGAGTLSLPLARQARVHAVEGDAALVQALDEAARRLGGKRLSVEQRDLATDPLTAAELARFEAAVFDPPRAGALSQARELALSPVPLVVAVSCHPGSFARDARILVDGGYRLQRVVPIDQFLWSAHIELVAWFRR
- a CDS encoding ribbon-helix-helix domain-containing protein; this encodes MSRSRLRKRSVLIAGHKTSVSLEDAFWQALKRLALAREQSLSQLIAEVDRGREGNLSSTLRVLVLESLERR
- a CDS encoding thermonuclease family protein; its protein translation is MRILAAPLAALLWLASPPAAAEPLIGGATALSGDMILIGGKRLALAGIIAPAREQKCIAGALPWLCGTAAVQHLVGLLKGRILTCEDHGNDSRGRPSVLCKTGDGRDISEQMVRAGWAVAGPEASEAYKNAEVAARGTHQGMWSRTPQ
- the fumC gene encoding class II fumarate hydratase; amino-acid sequence: MNRAMRIETDSMGSIEVPADRYWGAQTQRSLENFRIGGERMPEPLIRALGLQKQAAALANKALGTLEPKLADAIAAAAGEVADGKLLEHFPLVVWQTGSGTQTNMNANEVIANRTNELLGRTLGSKAPVHPNDHVNLGQSSNDSFPTAMHIAVAGETVAQLLPALRHLQQALAAKSTEFADIVKIGRTHLQDATPLTLGQELSGYAAQVADAITGIEMTLPELYRLAQGGTAVGTGLNAPIGFAERFAQELARLTGLPYVPAPNFFAALAGHDALVRLSGVLNAAAAALMKIANDIRLLASGPRSGLAELNLPENEPGSSIMPGKVNPTQAEALTMVAVQAMGNHVVITIAGASGHLELNVFKPVIVYNLLQSIRLLADASRSFADKCVVGIEANRPRIAELVERSLMLVTALAPHIGYDKAAEVAKRALGEGRTLREVAVALGYVTPADFDRWVKPEAMVRPGR